From a region of the Actinopolymorpha singaporensis genome:
- a CDS encoding LLM class F420-dependent oxidoreductase — MDLRIFTEPQQGATYDDQLRLARAAEDCGYDAFFRSDHLLAIDGMPTAGPDGLPGPTDAWTTLAGLARDTTRIRLGTLVSPVTFRPPGLLAVQVAQVDQMSGGRVELGLGAGWYEREHRALGLPFPSRRFELFAEQLAILTGLWSTPVGERFGFEGEHYQLTDATGLPKPVQSPHPPIIVGGAGRRRTPALAAKYAAEFNLGFAPPEEMAPAYERVRSVCAEQGRDPGTLRLSAALTVSCGRDDAEVARRAAAVGQDPAALRERGLAGTPAELVDRIGTYAELGVSRFYLQLLDLTDLDQVELIAEQVAPQLR; from the coding sequence ATGGACCTGCGCATCTTCACCGAACCCCAGCAGGGCGCGACGTACGACGACCAGCTCCGCCTCGCCCGTGCGGCGGAGGACTGCGGCTACGACGCGTTCTTCCGTTCCGACCACCTGCTCGCCATCGACGGCATGCCGACCGCCGGACCGGACGGACTGCCCGGTCCCACCGATGCGTGGACGACGCTGGCCGGCCTGGCCCGCGACACCACCCGGATCCGGCTGGGCACCCTGGTCTCGCCGGTGACCTTCCGGCCGCCGGGGTTGCTCGCCGTGCAGGTGGCGCAGGTGGACCAGATGTCCGGAGGCCGGGTCGAACTCGGGCTCGGCGCCGGTTGGTACGAGCGGGAGCACCGGGCGCTCGGACTGCCGTTCCCCTCCCGGCGGTTCGAGCTGTTCGCCGAGCAGCTCGCGATCCTCACCGGGCTGTGGTCGACGCCGGTGGGCGAGCGGTTCGGCTTCGAGGGCGAGCACTACCAGCTCACCGACGCGACCGGGCTGCCCAAGCCGGTCCAGTCGCCACACCCGCCGATCATCGTGGGCGGTGCCGGGCGCCGCCGTACGCCCGCACTGGCGGCGAAGTACGCCGCGGAGTTCAACCTCGGCTTCGCTCCTCCGGAGGAGATGGCGCCGGCGTATGAACGGGTCCGGTCGGTGTGCGCCGAACAGGGCCGCGACCCCGGCACGCTCCGGCTGTCGGCCGCGCTGACCGTGAGCTGCGGCCGCGACGACGCCGAGGTGGCCCGGCGGGCCGCGGCCGTCGGCCAGGACCCGGCGGCGCTGCGGGAACGCGGCCTGGCCGGTACGCCGGCGGAGCTGGTCGACCGGATCGGCACGTACGCCGAGCTCGGCGTGTCGAGGTTCTACCTCCAGCTGCTCGACCTCACCGACCTGGACCAGGTGGAGCTGATCGCGGAGCAGGTTGCCCCGCAGCTGCGCTGA
- a CDS encoding copper resistance CopC family protein has protein sequence MLATALVLAGCLGLQAWSSVPAFAHAALVSSDPKDGAVLDRPPRRITLEFDEAISRKFDFVAVSGPGGATYQSGGARVLGTKVTQRLADLGPAGTYQVAWRVVSADGHPVSGTLRFTTRTAGGGHAMPATTKPAKPGTRSAAGKKNSSGTPWWPIGVAALVVVAAGSGLIAARRRRDGDPPSPGES, from the coding sequence GTGCTCGCCACCGCGCTGGTGCTCGCCGGGTGCCTGGGCCTGCAGGCCTGGTCGTCGGTTCCGGCGTTCGCCCACGCGGCGCTGGTCTCCAGCGACCCGAAGGACGGCGCGGTGCTCGACCGGCCACCGCGGCGGATCACGCTGGAGTTCGACGAGGCGATCTCCCGGAAGTTCGACTTCGTCGCGGTCAGCGGGCCCGGCGGCGCCACCTACCAGTCCGGCGGCGCGCGGGTGCTGGGTACCAAGGTGACCCAGCGGCTGGCCGACCTGGGCCCGGCCGGTACCTACCAGGTCGCCTGGCGGGTGGTGTCCGCCGACGGGCACCCGGTGTCGGGGACGCTGAGGTTCACCACCCGCACCGCCGGAGGAGGACACGCTATGCCGGCCACCACGAAGCCGGCGAAACCCGGCACGCGGTCCGCGGCGGGCAAGAAGAACTCCTCCGGTACGCCGTGGTGGCCGATCGGAGTGGCGGCGCTCGTGGTGGTCGCCGCCGGCAGCGGGCTGATCGCCGCCCGGCGGCGGCGCGACGGCGACCCGCCGTCACCGGGCGAGAGTTAG
- a CDS encoding DUF3159 domain-containing protein — MTDGPSPRPDDDSPGWVPGRPADHIEAPERTEAPARQDAAAEPSPARAGTPAADESEESEGSEESEGSEEAEGSEEEDAFSLLRVFGGWSGLLDAGLPGLAFVAAFTLSGQQLRPALMVAIGVGVVFAAIRLVRRDPLQNVVGGFFGVAIAALIANATGKAADFYLPGLFINAAYAIGYLVANLARWPLIGVVVGLAAGWGTAWRDDPVLLRAFTRAGWLWAGFFLLKLAVQLPLYLADQVVALGVARVVMGWPLWLVLLWLTYVVVKGSVPQEHFRAVRQAAERIAARQHPK, encoded by the coding sequence GTGACCGACGGACCGTCGCCCCGCCCAGACGACGACTCGCCCGGTTGGGTGCCGGGCCGGCCCGCCGACCACATCGAGGCTCCCGAGCGCACCGAGGCTCCCGCCCGGCAGGACGCCGCGGCCGAACCGTCCCCGGCGCGTGCCGGCACGCCGGCGGCGGATGAGTCCGAGGAGTCAGAGGGGTCCGAGGAGTCAGAGGGGTCCGAGGAGGCAGAGGGGTCCGAGGAAGAGGACGCCTTCTCCCTCCTGCGCGTCTTCGGCGGTTGGAGTGGGCTCCTGGACGCAGGACTTCCCGGTCTGGCGTTCGTCGCCGCCTTCACTCTGTCCGGCCAGCAGTTGCGGCCGGCGCTCATGGTGGCGATCGGGGTGGGCGTGGTGTTCGCCGCGATCCGGCTGGTACGCCGCGACCCGCTGCAGAACGTCGTCGGCGGCTTCTTCGGCGTCGCCATCGCCGCGCTGATCGCCAACGCCACCGGCAAGGCCGCCGACTTCTACCTGCCCGGCCTGTTCATCAACGCCGCCTACGCGATCGGCTACCTCGTCGCCAACCTCGCCCGTTGGCCGCTGATCGGTGTCGTGGTGGGGCTGGCCGCGGGTTGGGGCACGGCGTGGCGGGACGACCCGGTGCTGCTGCGGGCGTTCACCCGGGCGGGCTGGCTGTGGGCGGGGTTCTTCCTGCTCAAGCTCGCCGTCCAGCTGCCGTTGTACCTCGCCGACCAGGTGGTCGCGCTCGGCGTGGCCCGGGTCGTGATGGGCTGGCCGCTGTGGCTGGTCCTGCTCTGGCTGACGTACGTCGTGGTGAAAGGCTCGGTGCCGCAGGAACACTTCCGTGCGGTCAGGCAGGCCGCCGAGCGGATCGCCGCCCGGCAGCACCCCAAGTGA
- a CDS encoding APC family permease gives MGLGDLGKRLLVGRKLRSTQLGETLLPKRVALPVFASDALSSVGYAPDEIFITLSAAGLAAYAFSWKIGIAVALVMLVVVASYRQTVQAYQSGGGDYEVASVNLGQSAGLTVASALLVDYVLTVAVSISSAAQYAATAIGSLQGHQTIVAVIATLFLMTMNLRGIRESGTAFAIPTYLFMFAILGMAAWGFVRLALGNLPEAESASLHVAPEPGYAHGLMGLAGVFLILRAFASGSAALTGVEAISNGVPAFRKPKGRNAATTLLMLAVVAITMGVGVNVLANLMHVRMAERPATQLLHADGTPVGPHYHQPPVISQLAAGIFDHFPIGFYVVAAVTGVILVLAANTAFNGFPVLGSILGRDGFLPRQLHTRGDRLAYSNGIILLAGFAIVLILAFRADVTRLIQLYIVGVFVSFTVSQTGMLRHWGRLLRTEQDPTARARMQRSRMVNAVGLVTTGLVLIIVLITKFSHGAWIALAAMAVLFMLMKGIRKHYDRVAAEIAIDTDEDMTLPSKVHAVVLVSKLHRPSLRAIAFARASRPDVLEAVTVDVDPEETARLVDEWDHRGIPVPLKVLASPYREITRPIVEYARSIRRASPRDIVMVYIPEYVVGRWWEQLLHNQSALRLKGRLLFTPGVLVTSVPYQLRSSRIAARREDSPWRAPGQVRRGGPGRAARERTGIRR, from the coding sequence GTGGGATTAGGTGATCTGGGCAAACGTCTGCTCGTCGGCCGGAAGCTCCGCAGCACCCAGCTGGGCGAGACACTGCTGCCGAAGCGGGTGGCCCTTCCGGTCTTCGCCAGTGACGCGTTGTCGTCCGTGGGCTACGCACCGGACGAGATCTTCATCACCCTCTCCGCGGCCGGCCTGGCCGCGTACGCCTTCTCGTGGAAGATCGGGATCGCGGTCGCCCTGGTCATGCTCGTGGTGGTGGCCTCCTATCGCCAGACGGTGCAGGCCTACCAGTCCGGCGGCGGCGACTACGAGGTCGCGAGCGTCAACCTCGGCCAGTCGGCCGGGCTCACCGTGGCAAGCGCGCTGCTGGTCGACTACGTGCTCACCGTGGCCGTGTCGATTTCCTCGGCCGCGCAGTACGCCGCGACCGCGATCGGGTCGCTGCAGGGCCACCAGACCATCGTGGCGGTGATCGCCACGTTGTTCCTGATGACGATGAACCTGCGCGGCATCCGCGAGTCCGGCACGGCCTTCGCCATCCCGACATACCTCTTCATGTTCGCCATCCTCGGGATGGCGGCCTGGGGCTTCGTCCGGCTGGCACTCGGCAATCTGCCGGAGGCGGAGAGTGCCAGTCTGCACGTCGCACCCGAACCCGGGTATGCCCATGGGCTGATGGGGCTCGCCGGGGTGTTCCTGATCCTGCGGGCGTTCGCCTCCGGAAGCGCGGCGCTCACCGGCGTGGAGGCGATCAGCAACGGCGTACCCGCGTTCCGCAAGCCGAAGGGCCGCAACGCCGCCACCACGTTGCTGATGCTGGCCGTGGTCGCGATCACGATGGGTGTCGGCGTCAACGTGCTGGCCAACCTCATGCACGTGCGGATGGCCGAGCGGCCTGCCACGCAACTGCTGCACGCGGACGGCACGCCGGTGGGGCCGCACTACCACCAGCCGCCGGTGATCAGTCAGCTGGCCGCCGGGATCTTCGACCACTTTCCGATCGGCTTCTACGTGGTCGCCGCAGTCACCGGCGTGATTCTGGTGCTGGCCGCCAACACCGCGTTCAACGGCTTTCCGGTTCTCGGCTCGATCCTCGGGCGGGACGGCTTCCTGCCCCGGCAGCTGCACACCCGCGGTGACCGGCTGGCGTACTCCAACGGCATCATCCTGCTGGCCGGCTTCGCGATCGTGCTGATCCTCGCGTTCCGTGCGGACGTCACCCGGCTGATCCAGCTCTACATCGTCGGCGTGTTCGTGTCGTTCACGGTCAGCCAGACCGGCATGCTGCGGCACTGGGGCAGGCTGCTGCGCACAGAACAGGACCCCACCGCCCGCGCCCGGATGCAACGCAGCCGGATGGTCAACGCGGTCGGCCTGGTGACCACCGGCCTGGTGCTGATCATCGTGCTGATCACGAAGTTCAGCCACGGGGCGTGGATCGCGCTGGCGGCGATGGCCGTGCTGTTCATGCTGATGAAGGGCATCCGCAAGCACTACGACCGGGTGGCCGCCGAGATCGCGATCGACACCGACGAGGATATGACGCTGCCGTCGAAGGTGCACGCGGTCGTGCTGGTGTCCAAGTTGCACCGGCCCAGCCTGCGGGCGATCGCGTTCGCCCGCGCGTCGCGCCCGGACGTACTGGAGGCGGTGACCGTCGACGTCGACCCGGAGGAGACCGCCCGGCTGGTGGACGAGTGGGACCACCGCGGGATCCCGGTGCCGCTGAAGGTGCTGGCCTCGCCGTACCGCGAGATCACCCGGCCGATCGTGGAGTACGCCCGAAGCATCCGCCGGGCCAGCCCGCGCGACATCGTGATGGTCTACATCCCGGAGTACGTCGTGGGCCGCTGGTGGGAGCAGTTGCTGCACAACCAGAGCGCCCTGCGGCTCAAGGGCCGGCTGCTGTTCACCCCGGGGGTGCTGGTGACCAGCGTGCCGTACCAGCTGCGGTCGTCGCGGATCGCCGCCCGGCGCGAGGACAGCCCGTGGCGGGCGCCGGGGCAGGTACGCCGGGGCGGGCCGGGACGCGCGGCGCGCGAGCGGACCGGCATCCGCCGCTGA
- a CDS encoding potassium channel family protein, which yields MRVVIAGAGNVGRSIAAELLENNHEVLLIDRDPRATKAEAVPNAEWLLADACELSTLDEAALHRCQVAIAATGDDKANLVVSLLAKTEFGVPRVVARVNHPKNEWMFNESWGVDVAVSTPRIMAALVEEAVSVGDLVRLFTFRQGEANLVELTLPSDSTCIGNRVQDVSWPPDTVLVAIVREGRVLVPTGDTPLEAHDELLFVAVTEREKELQELLCPHQAKKARQS from the coding sequence ATGCGTGTCGTGATCGCCGGGGCCGGCAACGTCGGCCGCTCCATCGCCGCCGAGCTCCTGGAGAACAACCACGAGGTCCTGCTGATCGACCGGGACCCGCGGGCCACCAAGGCCGAGGCGGTGCCCAACGCGGAGTGGCTGCTGGCCGACGCCTGCGAGCTGTCCACCCTCGACGAGGCCGCGCTGCACCGCTGTCAGGTGGCCATCGCCGCCACCGGCGACGACAAGGCCAACCTCGTCGTGTCGCTGCTGGCCAAGACCGAGTTCGGCGTCCCGCGGGTGGTCGCCCGGGTCAACCACCCCAAGAACGAGTGGATGTTCAACGAGTCCTGGGGTGTCGACGTGGCGGTCTCCACTCCCCGGATCATGGCCGCGCTGGTCGAGGAGGCCGTCTCCGTCGGCGACCTGGTACGGCTGTTCACCTTCCGCCAGGGCGAGGCCAACCTGGTCGAGCTCACCCTGCCGTCCGACTCCACCTGCATCGGAAACCGCGTCCAGGACGTCTCCTGGCCGCCCGACACAGTGCTGGTGGCGATCGTGCGGGAGGGCCGGGTGCTGGTGCCCACCGGCGACACTCCGCTGGAGGCGCACGACGAACTCCTGTTCGTCGCCGTCACCGAGCGGGAGAAGGAGCTCCAGGAGCTGTTGTGCCCGCACCAGGCGAAGAAGGCCCGCCAGAGCTGA
- a CDS encoding YcnI family protein: MHARPLHPVRTSRSVRTSLRRAAVVTGTAAAALLLSAGIASAHVTVDPGEAGRGEYAKLTFRVPNESGTASTVRVRVNFPAATPLPSVRVKPHPGWTVKVTESELPRPVDVGDVRLDRAVTAVTWTAAEGSAIGPGEFDEFDVSVGPLPEKTSTSSMSFPTVQTYDDRKVVRWDQPQAPGAAEPEHPAPTLTLVAGSGGHHGVEPAADSTAASADPSAASADSTARTLGTAGLAVGILGLAAAGYAVLAVRRLGRGGAR; encoded by the coding sequence ATGCACGCCAGACCGCTTCACCCCGTCCGTACCTCACGGTCGGTCCGCACGTCGCTGCGGCGCGCGGCCGTGGTCACCGGCACCGCCGCCGCTGCCCTGCTGCTGTCCGCCGGGATCGCCTCCGCTCACGTGACCGTCGATCCCGGCGAGGCCGGCCGGGGCGAGTACGCCAAGCTCACCTTCCGGGTGCCCAACGAGTCCGGCACCGCCTCGACCGTCCGGGTCCGGGTGAACTTCCCGGCGGCGACGCCGCTCCCGTCGGTCCGGGTGAAGCCGCACCCAGGCTGGACGGTGAAGGTGACCGAGTCCGAGCTTCCGCGGCCGGTCGACGTCGGTGACGTACGACTGGACCGCGCCGTCACCGCGGTCACCTGGACCGCCGCCGAGGGCTCCGCGATCGGGCCGGGGGAGTTCGACGAGTTCGACGTGTCGGTCGGCCCGCTGCCGGAGAAGACGTCCACGTCGTCGATGTCGTTCCCCACCGTCCAGACGTACGACGACAGGAAGGTCGTGCGCTGGGACCAGCCCCAGGCGCCGGGGGCCGCCGAGCCGGAGCATCCCGCTCCGACGCTCACGCTGGTCGCCGGCTCAGGCGGTCACCACGGCGTTGAGCCCGCAGCCGACTCCACCGCCGCATCGGCGGACCCCAGCGCCGCGTCGGCGGACTCCACCGCCCGCACGCTGGGGACGGCCGGACTGGCGGTCGGGATCCTCGGCCTGGCCGCCGCCGGGTACGCCGTGCTGGCCGTCCGCCGGCTCGGCCGGGGCGGGGCACGATGA
- a CDS encoding CGNR zinc finger domain-containing protein: MHFNHYGGSAARLATALVNQCREAAGPPDPEALARILAAHQLEPGRLTRREAGDLAAWAAHLDQAYGEPDLDRQVALVNELLDLGASRPFVSRHGGRPPHLHYFPEDPDVVTRVRAQTAAGLAHVVCDAAGQRLGRCDRDGCGAVFLDTSRNGRRRFCSLRCANRVRVADHRARSVR, encoded by the coding sequence GTGCACTTCAACCATTACGGAGGATCGGCGGCCCGGCTGGCGACCGCTCTGGTCAACCAGTGCCGGGAGGCCGCCGGCCCGCCCGACCCGGAAGCGCTGGCCCGGATCCTGGCCGCGCACCAGCTCGAGCCCGGACGGCTGACCCGGCGCGAAGCCGGCGACCTGGCCGCCTGGGCCGCCCACCTGGACCAGGCGTACGGCGAGCCCGACCTGGACCGCCAGGTCGCCCTGGTCAACGAACTGCTCGACCTCGGCGCGAGCCGCCCTTTCGTCAGCCGGCACGGCGGCCGGCCACCGCACCTGCACTACTTCCCCGAGGACCCGGACGTGGTGACCCGCGTCCGCGCCCAGACCGCCGCCGGCCTCGCGCACGTGGTCTGCGACGCCGCCGGGCAACGGCTCGGGCGCTGCGACCGGGACGGGTGCGGTGCGGTGTTCCTGGACACCTCCCGCAACGGCCGGCGGCGGTTCTGTTCGCTGCGGTGTGCCAACCGGGTGCGCGTCGCAGACCACCGCGCCCGGTCGGTGCGCTGA
- a CDS encoding cytochrome c oxidase assembly protein: MTERRDAGSRPVRGDSRPGPAGHVPWVAAAWLLAGVGVLVIALVVGGGRPKPAAPGLPDPGMLTGWGLPIAKLAMDLAAVGAVGSLLFGVLAPTRAGALEPAATRALRGAATCAWAWAAAAALTLMFTLSDFLGIPVTRLDYRDNLAGFVAEVTQGRSLAVVFLLAVILAATARGVRTLNGVALLLVLAVTATLPPALTGHSASAADHDIATSSLLVHIVAVTLWVGGLAGLAVYGRRATTPALGSAAGRYSALALWCFAAAGFSGLVNAWVRLGGIAPLFTSSYGWLVLGKLAALVALGWFGWWHRRRTLPALGRKTPGGFRRFAAVEATVMAATIGLAVALSRTPTPVPEEAERQSTAQALIGWAVPPFSWSHVLTLWRPDTLVLVAAATGVVLYLRGVWRLRTRDLRWPVGRTVSWLFGVAVTVFVLCSGVATYAPAMFSVHMAQHMTLTMLSPILLAMGAPVTLALRALPAGRRGGREQNQGRGMREWILTVLHSRVARVITHPLVALALYVLSLYAFYFTGLFAAAMSNHTGHLLMTFHFLAVGSLYFWPIIGLDPMPRRLPPFGRMLLLFASMPFHAFFGVIVMTTTTVLGAEWFAGLRLPWLDPLADQNVGGGIAWAAAELPVLIVLGVVFAQWVRADAREAKRLDRRADAGDDRLSDYNAMLARLAARDDSGR, encoded by the coding sequence GTGACCGAACGTCGAGACGCCGGCAGCCGGCCGGTCCGGGGCGACAGCCGCCCGGGTCCGGCCGGCCACGTCCCCTGGGTCGCGGCCGCCTGGCTGCTGGCCGGGGTGGGCGTGCTCGTGATCGCCCTGGTGGTGGGCGGGGGACGGCCGAAGCCTGCCGCCCCGGGGCTGCCCGACCCGGGGATGCTGACCGGCTGGGGCCTGCCGATCGCCAAGCTGGCCATGGATCTCGCCGCGGTCGGCGCGGTGGGGTCGTTGTTGTTCGGGGTGCTGGCGCCCACGCGGGCCGGGGCGCTCGAACCCGCCGCCACCCGGGCGCTGCGCGGAGCGGCGACCTGTGCGTGGGCGTGGGCGGCAGCCGCCGCGCTGACCCTGATGTTCACCCTCTCGGACTTCCTCGGCATCCCGGTCACCCGCCTGGACTACCGGGACAACCTGGCCGGTTTCGTCGCCGAGGTGACCCAGGGCCGGTCGCTGGCGGTCGTCTTCCTGCTCGCGGTCATCCTGGCCGCCACCGCACGCGGCGTGCGTACGCTCAACGGCGTCGCCCTGCTGCTCGTGCTGGCGGTCACCGCCACGCTGCCGCCGGCACTGACCGGTCACTCCGCCTCCGCCGCCGACCACGACATCGCCACCTCCAGCCTGCTGGTGCACATCGTCGCGGTGACGCTGTGGGTCGGCGGCCTGGCCGGCCTGGCGGTGTACGGCCGGCGGGCGACCACACCCGCGCTGGGCAGTGCCGCCGGCCGGTACAGCGCGCTGGCCCTGTGGTGCTTCGCCGCCGCGGGCTTCTCCGGGCTGGTCAACGCGTGGGTACGCCTCGGCGGGATCGCTCCGCTGTTCACCTCGTCGTACGGCTGGCTGGTCCTCGGCAAGCTCGCCGCACTGGTCGCCCTCGGCTGGTTCGGCTGGTGGCACCGCCGCCGGACCCTGCCTGCCCTGGGACGGAAGACGCCTGGCGGTTTCCGCCGCTTCGCCGCAGTGGAGGCGACGGTGATGGCCGCCACGATCGGGCTGGCCGTCGCGCTGTCGCGCACCCCCACGCCGGTGCCGGAGGAGGCGGAGCGCCAGTCGACCGCGCAGGCCCTGATCGGCTGGGCCGTTCCGCCGTTCTCCTGGTCGCACGTGCTCACACTGTGGCGGCCGGACACGCTGGTGCTGGTCGCCGCGGCCACGGGCGTCGTCCTCTACCTGCGCGGGGTGTGGCGGCTGCGGACCCGGGACCTGCGCTGGCCGGTCGGGCGTACGGTCAGCTGGTTGTTCGGGGTGGCCGTCACCGTCTTCGTGTTGTGCTCGGGTGTGGCGACGTACGCACCGGCGATGTTCAGCGTGCACATGGCCCAGCACATGACGCTCACCATGCTCTCGCCGATCCTCCTGGCCATGGGCGCTCCGGTGACGCTGGCGCTGCGCGCCCTGCCGGCCGGCCGCCGCGGAGGCCGGGAGCAGAACCAGGGTCGGGGCATGCGCGAGTGGATCCTCACCGTGCTGCACAGCCGGGTGGCCCGGGTGATCACCCATCCTCTGGTGGCGCTGGCGTTGTACGTCCTGAGCCTGTACGCGTTCTACTTCACCGGGCTGTTCGCCGCGGCGATGAGCAACCACACCGGCCACCTGCTGATGACGTTCCACTTCCTGGCGGTCGGGTCGCTGTACTTCTGGCCGATCATCGGGCTGGACCCGATGCCACGCCGGCTGCCGCCGTTCGGCCGAATGCTGCTGTTGTTCGCGTCCATGCCGTTCCACGCGTTCTTCGGCGTGATCGTGATGACCACCACGACGGTGCTCGGCGCGGAGTGGTTCGCCGGCCTGCGGCTGCCGTGGCTGGACCCGCTGGCCGACCAGAACGTCGGCGGGGGGATCGCGTGGGCCGCGGCGGAGCTCCCGGTCCTCATCGTCCTCGGTGTGGTGTTCGCGCAGTGGGTGCGAGCCGACGCCCGGGAGGCGAAGCGGCTGGACCGGCGCGCCGACGCCGGTGACGACCGGCTTTCGGACTACAACGCGATGCTGGCCCGGCTGGCCGCCCGGGACGATTCCGGTCGCTGA
- a CDS encoding potassium channel family protein, whose product MHIVIMGCGRVGSTLAHSLEDRGHSVAIVDRAAEAFRRLGPHFAGRTVTGIGFDRDILIEAGIEQAGAFAAVSSGDNSNVLAARIAREIFRVDNVVARIYDPGRAEVYQRLGIPTVATIPWTTHQIIRRLLPEGSEPEWRDPTGTVRLAEVHIGPAWVGHRVTDLEQASGARVAFLTRLGEGILPHRDTVIQDGDLVHVIMREDGIEKVEAAFATGPEDV is encoded by the coding sequence GTGCACATCGTGATCATGGGCTGCGGCCGGGTCGGTTCCACACTCGCGCACAGCCTGGAGGACCGCGGCCACAGCGTCGCGATCGTGGACCGGGCGGCCGAGGCCTTCCGTCGGCTGGGCCCGCACTTCGCCGGGCGCACCGTCACCGGCATCGGCTTCGACCGGGACATCCTGATCGAGGCCGGAATCGAGCAGGCCGGTGCGTTCGCGGCGGTTTCCAGCGGTGACAACTCCAACGTCCTCGCCGCGCGGATCGCACGGGAGATCTTCCGCGTCGACAACGTGGTGGCCCGCATCTACGACCCCGGCCGGGCCGAGGTCTACCAGCGGCTCGGCATCCCCACCGTGGCCACGATCCCCTGGACGACGCACCAGATCATCCGACGGCTGCTGCCGGAGGGCTCGGAGCCGGAGTGGCGCGACCCGACCGGCACGGTCCGGCTGGCCGAGGTGCACATCGGGCCCGCCTGGGTGGGCCACCGGGTGACCGACCTGGAGCAGGCGTCCGGCGCCCGGGTGGCGTTCCTGACCCGCCTCGGCGAAGGGATCCTCCCCCACCGGGACACGGTCATCCAGGACGGTGACCTCGTGCACGTCATCATGCGGGAGGACGGCATCGAGAAGGTCGAGGCCGCGTTCGCCACCGGACCGGAGGACGTCTGA
- a CDS encoding OB-fold nucleic acid binding domain-containing protein, whose protein sequence is MSGDTTRSTRTGMWRRALSRLTSSQDDLEAAELQDDVLEAGYDPIHGCADREQVKLRGTIKTVTLRPRAGTPALEAELYDGSGKVALVWLGRRRIAGIEPGRNIIVRGRIAVHDDRRIMYNPRYELRPLGE, encoded by the coding sequence ATGAGCGGCGACACAACCAGGTCGACACGCACCGGTATGTGGCGTCGTGCCCTTTCCAGACTGACCAGCAGCCAGGACGACCTCGAGGCGGCCGAGCTGCAGGACGACGTGCTGGAGGCGGGCTACGACCCGATCCACGGCTGCGCAGACCGTGAGCAGGTCAAGCTGCGCGGCACCATCAAGACGGTGACGTTGCGCCCCCGGGCGGGCACGCCCGCACTGGAGGCGGAGCTGTACGACGGGTCCGGAAAGGTGGCCCTGGTGTGGCTCGGCCGGCGGCGGATCGCCGGGATCGAACCCGGCCGGAACATCATCGTCCGGGGCCGGATCGCGGTCCACGACGACCGAAGGATCATGTACAACCCCCGCTACGAACTCAGGCCACTGGGAGAGTGA